AGTTTAATACCTTTACCAGAGACTCTTTTATCAGGATCTTGAATAGAGATAAATACCTCTCTTATTCCTGAGGATATTACCTTATCAACACATGGAGGTGTTTTACCTTGGTGACAGCAAGGTTCAAGATTTACATACATTGACCCACCTTGAGGATCTTTTTTTAAATTATTAAAGGCCATTGCCTCGGCATGAGGCATCCCTGCCCTGTAATGAAATCCTTCTGAAATAAGGTTCCCATTTTTATCAAGTATTACTGCTCCAACCTTAGGATTAGGACTCGTCGTATTTTTACCTAACGAAGCTAATAAAATCGCTCTTTTCATCCATTGTGTATGGGCGACATTCTTTTCAGGCATCTCGTTTATTAATAATCAAATTAGTGATCTCCATTCTTTAACCACGAAAGGAGGAACAGGTAACTCTGAGAAAACACCTGGCAAAGATAATCTCAATGGTCTATTTTTATCAATATTTTGGATAAGCTCATTAAGATCAAATTCTGCAGCAGCTTGTCTACCGTCGTTTGCTAATTCTAGATTAAGTAATGTTTTATCTTCCAATAACCACTGTTTTCTTCCAGATTCAACCCTTAATCCAGCGGGGTGGTCAATCCTAAGATTCCCAGGATATCCTATTACCCTTAAAATTAATTTATCTTCAAAAAGAGGAGATTTATAAGCGACTAACTGCCAAGTTTCAAAGTCCAAGTCCCTTAAAAACTCACCACTAGCATTTATCAATTCCCCATTAATTTCTGTATCTGCAATTTCTGCATAAACTTTTAATGGGCTA
This window of the Prochlorococcus sp. MIT 1314 genome carries:
- a CDS encoding DUF3122 domain-containing protein, whose amino-acid sequence is MKKITKSNKNIFLTVILPLLLLTSLIFSPLKVYAEIADTEINGELINASGEFLRDLDFETWQLVAYKSPLFEDKLILRVIGYPGNLRIDHPAGLRVESGRKQWLLEDKTLLNLELANDGRQAAAEFDLNELIQNIDKNRPLRLSLPGVFSELPVPPFVVKEWRSLI